From the genome of Thermogutta terrifontis, one region includes:
- the glgC gene encoding glucose-1-phosphate adenylyltransferase, giving the protein MAYVRNDQIVTVILAGGRGSRLDPLTRDRAKPAVPFGGAYRIIDFTMSNCLNSGLRKILILTQYKAMSLDRHINMGWQKYFCRELGEFADVVPPQQRIDENWYQGTADAVYQNIYAIEKEQPEYVVILAGDHIYKMDYRKFVDYHIERGADVTIGVLKERCELASRRFGVLQVDRDNRVIGFEEKPEHPKPIPGEPEFCYASMGIYVFPARFLFEVLCRDATRRGSTHDFGRDVIPTLIDENRVYAYPFMDENRKKNAYWRDVGTLDSYYEANMDLVAVEPELNLYDELWPIRTYQPNYPPPKFVFADPQRRGQALDSIVCNGTIVSGGTVIRSILGHRVRINSYAWVEDSILFAGVEIGRHCRIRRAIIDKRVRIPEGTEIGYDPEKDRARGFVVTENGVTVIAKAETSGELWEQAAW; this is encoded by the coding sequence ATGGCTTACGTGAGAAACGACCAGATTGTCACGGTTATCCTGGCCGGGGGAAGAGGTTCGCGACTTGATCCGCTGACTCGTGATCGCGCTAAGCCCGCGGTGCCTTTTGGCGGGGCTTACCGCATCATCGATTTCACTATGTCGAACTGTCTCAACAGTGGGCTGAGAAAAATTCTGATTTTAACACAGTACAAGGCGATGAGTTTGGATCGCCATATCAATATGGGCTGGCAAAAGTATTTTTGCCGAGAACTTGGGGAGTTTGCCGATGTTGTGCCGCCCCAACAGCGGATCGACGAAAACTGGTACCAGGGTACCGCGGACGCCGTCTATCAGAATATTTACGCCATCGAGAAAGAACAGCCAGAATACGTCGTGATCCTGGCCGGTGACCATATTTACAAAATGGACTATCGCAAATTTGTGGACTATCACATCGAGCGGGGTGCCGACGTCACCATCGGCGTTCTTAAAGAACGTTGCGAGCTGGCTAGCCGCCGCTTCGGTGTGCTCCAGGTGGACCGAGACAACCGGGTGATCGGTTTCGAGGAGAAACCAGAGCATCCCAAGCCGATTCCGGGAGAACCCGAGTTCTGTTACGCTTCCATGGGAATCTACGTTTTTCCTGCGAGATTCCTGTTCGAAGTTCTGTGCCGGGACGCCACACGGCGGGGAAGCACCCACGATTTTGGACGGGACGTTATCCCTACGCTCATCGACGAGAACCGTGTGTATGCGTATCCGTTCATGGACGAAAACCGTAAAAAGAACGCCTACTGGCGGGATGTGGGGACCCTCGACAGCTATTACGAAGCCAACATGGATCTGGTGGCCGTCGAACCGGAACTGAATCTCTACGACGAGCTCTGGCCGATCCGCACATATCAGCCCAATTATCCACCACCCAAGTTTGTGTTTGCGGATCCCCAGCGCCGCGGTCAGGCGCTCGACAGCATTGTCTGTAATGGCACGATCGTTTCAGGTGGGACGGTGATTCGGTCCATTCTGGGGCATCGCGTCCGCATCAATAGTTACGCCTGGGTGGAGGACTCGATTCTTTTTGCGGGGGTCGAAATCGGCCGACACTGCCGCATCCGTCGGGCCATCATCGATAAGCGGGTGCGAATTCCCGAAGGGACCGAAATCGGTTACGACCCAGAGAAAGACCGTGCCCGCGGATTTGTGGTTACGGAAAACGGCGTGACGGTCATTGCTAAGGCGGAGACGTCGGGCGAACTTTGGGAGCAGGCCGCCTGGTAA